The DNA window GAAGACGCGCAGGAGCTTGTGACAACGCTGGCCGCGCGGTTCAGCCCGGAGCAGCTGGCCGCGGCTTTCGTGAACCTGCGCCAGGCAAAACAGTCCGCGCCCGAAGAGCTGACCGACCCGGATGTCCCTGACGACCGGCCGCGCAAGACCTTCGGACCGTCGGTCTGGTTCACGGTCACCATGGGCCGCGATCAGGGCGCGGAGCCGCGCCGTCTGCTGCCGCTCATCTGCCGTCGCGGCGATCTGACCAAAGACGACATCGGTGCGATCCGCATCCGCGATGACGCGAGCTTTATCGAAGTGCTGGCCAGCCGCGCCGATGCACTTGAGGCCGCCGTAGGCCCCGAAATGACGCTCGAAGACGGTGTGACCCTTGCACGGGCCGACGGCCCGCCGGCGGATACGCGCGGCACCGGGCGTCCTGGTGGCAAGCCCGGGGGGCCGCCTCGCGGCAGGCCCGCAGGTCGTCCCGCCGGGGCAAAACCGCGCAAACCACGCGACGAAAGCCCTGGCTTTCATCCCGATGCAGCCCCCGCGCCGGCCCCCGCGCCAAAAGCGGACCGGGCGCCCCACAAACCTGCCGCAGCGCCGAAAGCGGACCGCAAGCCGCATAAACCCGCCGCTGCCCAGAAGGGTAAAAAGCCACCGAAATCGCACAAAACGGAACGCTCCCCGATGAAGCCGGGCGCAGCGCCGAAGCCAAAGAGTGACCGTGCGCCCCAGGCGGAACGCAGCAAAGCGCCGCGTGCCAAAGCTGTCTGGACGAAGGAAAACCGCGAAGCCGCGAAAACCGCACGCTCTGAACGCACAGGTGCCGACGCGCCGGATACGGGCCGCAAGCCCCGCAAACCATCAGGAAAACCCGGCAAACCTGCAGCAGCACCCGATAAGACCGCCAGCAACAAACGCGCGGCCGATACATCGAAAAGGTTCGTGCCCCCGCACAAGCGCGGCCAGAAACAGCAGCGCGGCCCGTCCGCCACGCCCCGCCGCAAGCCCTGAGGACAGAGCCGGGTGTCAGGCGGTGCCGTAAACCGCCCGGGCTTCGGCAAAAGACAGAAGCCGCCGCTGGCTCTCATCCCACAGATGCAGGCGGGCGCAGGCGATGCTTTCTGAAATGCTCAGGCGTTGCGCGCGGGCAAGATCGCCATGGTCGCGCAGTACTTCCGTCAGGCGGTAAAACGGAATGCGGCTGTAGAGGTGATGCACATGGTGGATACCGATATTGGCGGTGAACCACTGCAGCCAGGCCGGCATCACATAATGTGATGAGCCGTGCAGGGCCGCATCATGCATGGACCAGTCGTCAGGCTGGTCCCACTGAGTTTCCTCAAACTGGTGCTGCACGTAAAAGAGCCAGACGCCCAGTGTCGCCGCCACCAGCGTCGTCGGCAGGAAAATCAGCAAAAGCGGCATGAGCCCGCCGAACCACAGGATCAGGCCCACCATCAGAGCGCCGGAGAATGTTGTCCCGAGAGAGCTTACCCAGATCCGCCAGCCATCACCCATCATGCCCCAGGGCACACGGTTTTCGACGAAAAAGAGATAAGCCGGCCCAAGCACGAAAAGCACCAGCGGATTGCGATAGGCTCTGTAACGCAGCCGTGCAAACGGGCTGCGCGCCCGGTATTCGGCGACAGTGAGCGTCACGACATCGCCGATGCCGCGCCGCTCGAGATTGCCGGCGCCTGCGTGATGCATCGAATGGGATTTGCGCCAGACATCATAGGGCGTCAGGGTCAGCACACCGATCGCACGTCCGATCCAGTCGCTGAGATTACGGTTTGAGAAAAACGATCCGTGGCCGCAGTCGTGCTGAATGCAGAACAGACGCACCAGAAAAAGACCATTGAGACAGGCCAGTGCCACCGCCGCCAGCGCACTCACGGGCAGCACCAGCCAGGCCAGAACCCAGATCGCAACAAAGGGGATCAGACTGACCGCGATCTCAAAGGATGAGCGCAGGGTGTCGGGCTCGCGGTACTGCGCGAGGATGCGCACCCATGCCACAGCCGGCAATGGTGGCGACCCTGCAGAAATGTCGCCCTTAACGGGGGTCTGAGATGTCATTGGTGCCTGCCTTTTTTCGCTCGTTGCAACAGGGATAAACATGTCTCTGGATTACACAAGGAGATTGACCGGTAATGAACGGATGTGTGACTTCCCGGACTCTGTCCGGATCTGAGCCTGCGGGAGCGTTTCCGGCCGGATGAAACCGCTGCTGTCGCGCGTCCGGGGCCGCAGCCCCGGGCCCGAAATGTAACCGGGGCCCCGCAGGGCCCCGACATTTTAACAACCGGTTTCGTGTCAGCCTTTGCCCTTCCAGGGCACCAGCAGACGTTCGGCCCATCGCATCAGCATATCGATGCCAAACCCGATGACACCAATGAGGATGATACCCATGATGACGATATCGGTGTTCTGAAACTTCGAGGCGGTCATGATCATCATGCCTGCACCCTGTTCAGCGGCGACAAGCTCGGCGGCCACAACCGTGCCCCAGCAGACACCCATCGCCACCCGCGCGCCGGTAAAGATCTCCGGCAGCGAGTTGGGGATGATCACATAGCGCATGATCTGCCACTTGCTCGCACCCAGCGAATAGGCCGCGTGCACCTTGGAGATCTTCACCCCGGACACGCCTGAGCGCGCCGCGATGGCCATGATCCAGAGTGCGGCGAGAAAGAGCAGGATGATCTTGCCCGCCTCCCCGATGCCCGCCCAGATGATCACCAGCGGGATAAGTGCCAGCGGTGGCACCGGACGCATAAACTCCACGATCGGATCAAACCAGCCGCGGAACCAGTCCGAAAGCCCCATGGCATAGCCCAGCGGGATGCCAACAGCAGCCCCCAGCAGGAAACCCACCACAACCCGGAACAGCGAATAGCCCAGATGCTCCAGCAGGGTGAAATTCCGGAACCCGTCTCTCAGGATCTCACCGGTGCGCACCCAGACAGCCTCCGGAGAGGGCAGATAAAGCGGCTCCATCTGCCAGCCCCGCGCCGGCTCAAAGTTCGGCGTGCCCTTGTCGCTGAGGGTCACCGACCCGCCGTCCACAGCCACGGTTTCGCCCGGTGCGATCTTCTGACCGTTGATGGCGATCACCGTGTTTCCATCGCTTTTGGAAATGTCATCATTGGAGGCCACGTTGATCAGCCCGGTCCGCCACTGCGCAATCGCCGCGGAGTCGTTCTTGGCAAAACCCTCGCCGGGCTCCACTTCCGGCGCTTCGGTTTCAACCTCGCGCGGGTGCACAACGACCGTGACAGTCGCATCATCCGGGGCCTGGCCTTCGACCTGCGCAGTGTAGGTAAAGGTGGTGGTCCCCTCATAAGGCCCCGGCGCATGCAGAAATCCGGGCAACAGCGAAGAGCCGGTGAAAATCCCCCACATCAGGAAAATCGTCAGAATCGAGATCACACCGGCGGCCCGGTTCGGGCGCACCGCACTCTCATCGCCGAATGTTACGGTTTTCAGCGAGGTATAGTCCTTTGCCCCGGCAGTCTGCACCACTTTGGTGACAATGAAAAAGGCCGCGACGAAGATGGCGACGTAAATAATCAGAGGGATCATGCCGCGTCCTCCTTTCCGCCCATAATCTCTTCTTCCATATCCCAGATCATGTTCAGGATTTCCTCGCGGCGCGGTCCGAACTCAGGGTGCTTTTTCACTTCGCGCAGATCGGCATTCACGCCAAGCTCGGCAAAGGGCAGCCGGTATTCCTTGTGGATCCGGCCCGGACGCGGCGCCATAACGATCAGCCGCTCGCCCAGCAACAGAGCCTCTTCCACCGAGTGGGTGATCAGAATGATCGTCTTGCCGGTTTCTTTCCACAGCTTAAGCACCAGGCTCTGCATCTTCTCGCGCGTGAGCGCATCCAGCGCGCCCAGCGGCTCGTCCATCAGAATAACATCCGGGTCATTCGCCAGACAGCGCGCCAGGGCCACACGCTGCTGCATGCCGCCTGAAAGCTCATAGACCGCCTTTTCCTTGAAATCCTGCAGGCCGACCACATCCAGCAGATGGTTCACGGTCGCGTCTTTATCCTTTTTCGGCGTGCCCTTCATCGAGGGGCCAAAGGCCACATTCTCGCGCACCGACATCCACTCAAAAAGCGCGCCCTGCTGGAACACCATGCCGCGTTCGGCATCAGGGCCTTTGATCTTGTGCCCGTTCAGAATGAGCTCACCGCTGGTGGGCGCCAGAAAGCCTGCCACGATATTGAGAAGCGTGGTCTTGCCACAGCCCGACGGCCCCAGCACGCTGAGCAGTTCGCCGGCCTTCAGCTCAAGCGATACATCCTGAAGCGCCTGCACATGATCGCCGTTCGGCAGATCAAAACGCATCGACAGATTGTTTATGGATAATCCGGTCATGTTGTCCCCACATGTTGCCCCGTGTGCGGGGCGGCTGACCGGGCGGGCAGTGTCCCGCCTCTGGTTTTTCTTCAGGTCTTTAAAGTGAAACGGCGCGGGAGTGACCCGCGCCGTTCATCGTATCAGGAGCCGCCGGCTGCCGCTGCAGCTTCGAGCGGTCCGGTGTTCACCGTGTCGGCATAGCTGTCGAGCGCCGAGTCAATCGAACCCGCTTCCACGAACACATCGGCCACACCCTTCATGAAGGGTGCTGCGTTGCCGCCGAACCAGGCTTCGGACAGCTGCTCTTCGATGGACGGGAATTTGAAGCCCGAAATAGAAGCACGTGCCGCTTCAACGTCCATACCGGACTGCTCGGCGATTACCGCCAGCATCTCGTCGCTCTGGTTGGCTTTCCAGTCGGCGTTCGCCGCAGCTGTCACACCAACGAACTTGGCCACAACGTCACCGTTCTCAGCGATGTAGGAGGCAGGCGCGGATGTCACGTCAAACACCAGAATGCCCAGTTCCTGCTTTTCGTCACCGGTCAGAAGGATGTTGCCGTATTCTTTCATCCGGCTCAGACCACCGCCCCAGCCGCAGGCGAAATCAACAGCGCCCTGGCTCAGAGCAGCCGCACCCTCTGGCGGTGCCATGTCAACGATCTGCAGCGAGGCCAGATCAACACCGAAGTGGTCCATCTGACGCAGGAAGCCATAGTGTGCTGCGGTGCCCAGCGGCACGGCGACTTTCTTGCCGGCCAGTTCGCCCGCGCTGTCCTTGTCGATTTCCAGTGCTTCGGCCACGACACAGTTGTCGTTGTCAGAATAGGAAACCGCAACATCCACGATCTGGATGTCCTGGCCGCCGGATGTGGCGACAACGAAGGGCGGCACACCCTGGCTCACCGAAAGCTGAACGTCTCCGCTCGCCATCGCCGCGGACATCGCCGTACCGGTCTCAAAAGAAACCCAGTTCACTTTCATGCCCAGCGCTTCGTCATAAGCACCGGAGGCTTTTGCTGCGAGGAAAGGCATCGGCCACTCAAGGAAGTATCCGACGGTGATTTCGCCGTGTCCGTCTGCTGCTGCTGTTTGTGCGCTGACGGCCATGACGGCGCCCGCGACAAATGCACATGCTGTCTTTTTGATCATTGTGTTTCTCCCGTTGATCATTCCCGACCCTTCCCGGGCCGGCTGTTTTATGGTGCGAGGCGGCTTGTCACCGCCTTATTTTTCTTTGCACCGGGTTATCCAATGTCAGAATGTTCCTGCCCGCAAGGGCATTATTGAAACATTCCGGCCATTCGGTTGAGACTGCCTGAATTTCGTCCTTACTCCGTTCTGCGGCTTTGGAACTCCGGAAAGTCCGTTTCCGGAAATGCAAATCCGGCAGGCCGGCAGGATGCACCGCAGCAGGATTATACCCGACCCGCGCGCATAGTGCTGTTGTTGACGGCGACTGTTAAAGGACCACTTTCGCATCCTGCATGAGTCCAGTTGAGACCAGGTGCCGGGCACCGGCACGACTCTGATCCGGTATCCCTGCGAGGTTTTCTCAGGAAAACGGCACCGTATGCGGCTGCACGGGCGATGGCTCCGGGGTATGTCTGCCGGGTCACCGGACCGCCGGACATGCCGGAAGGACCGGGGAATCCGGTGCAGAAGCGGTTAATCTTAAAGACACCCGCGTTGCGCGAAGACCGCGGTTCTGGCAGGATGCAGCAAGCTGCCCGGGTGATGAGCGGCCACCTGCCGGATCAGAGGTTATCCCGGTGTTTTCAGGCGTATGGCGTCTGACTGACTTGTGTATCGCCGTAAACTGGCGTTACGTTTGTCAGGCATCTGGCCCTACTTCGGGCGCGTGAAAAACATTCATATCGGTGTCATCCGGATCGTACCTGCTCCGATTTCACCTGATTCTAATCAATCAGAAAGGCCTGACCCATGGACGGCAATTTCAATGAGAACGACCTCTCCCGTATCGTCGAGGCGGACCGCGCGCATATCTGGCATCACCTGAGCCAGCACAAACCCTACGAGACGACCGATCCGCGCATCATCGTCGAGGGGCGCGGCATGAAAGTCTGGGATCAGAAGGGCAAAGAGCACCTCGATGCGGTCTCCGGCGGTGTCTGGACGGTGAACGTGGGCTACGGCCGCGAGCGGATCGCCAATGCGGTGCGCGACCAGCTGATAAAGCTGAACTACTTTGCCGGCTCCGCAGGCTCAATCCCCGGCTCGATGTTTGCGGAAAAACTGATCTCCAAAATGCCCGGCCTGAGCCGCGTCTATTACTGCAACTCCGGCTCGGAGGCCAATGAGAAGGCCTTTAAGATGGTCCGTCAGATCGCCCACAAACGCTACGGCGGCGAAAAGCACAAGGTGCTTTACCGCGACCGCGACTACCACGGCACCACCATCACCGCCCTTTCGGCGGGTGGCCAGGACGAACGCAACGCGCAGTACGGCCCCTTCACACCCGGGTTCGTGCGCGTGCCCCACTGCCTTGAGTACCGCGCCTTTGAGCAGGACGGCGCGCCGCAGGAAAACTACGGCGTCTGGGCCGCGGACCAGATCGAAAAAGTCATCCTCGCCGAGGGCCCCGACACTGTCGGCGGGCTCTGCCTTGAGCCTGTCACCGCAGGCGGCGGGGTTATCGTCCCGCCCGACGGTTACTGGCAGCGCGTCCAGGAGATCTGCCGCAAATACGATATCCTGCTGCACATCGACGAGGTTGTCTGCGGTGTCGGCCGCACCGGCAAATGGTTCGGCTACCAGCACTACGGCGTGGAACCGGACATGGTGACCATGGCCAAGGGCGTGGCGTCCGGCTATGCGGCCATCGCCTGCCTTGTGACAAATGAAAAGGTGTTTGATCTCTTCAAAACCGACGCCTCCGACCCGATGGATTACTTCCGCGATATCTCGACCTTCGGCGGCTGCACGGCAGGCCCGACAGCGGGGCTCGAGAACATGGCGATCATCGAAGACGAGGATCTGCTGGGCAACACCACCGCCATGGGTGATTACATGCTCGACCAGCTGAACGCGCTGGCTGACAAACATGCCGTCATCGGTCAGGTGCGCGGTAAGGGCCTCTTCCTTGGCGCCGAACTGGTCGAAGACCGAGACACACGCCAGCCCATGGTCGAAAAACAGGTCCAGGCCGTCGTCGCCGACTGCATGCAGCAGGGCGTGATCATCGGCATGACCAACCGCTCCCTGCCGGGTAAAAACAACACGCTCTGTTTCTCACCCGCGCTGATCGCGAAAAAGGACGATATCGACCACATCTGTCACGCAGTGGACGAGGCTCTGACCCGCGTCTTTGGCTGATACGGCCTTTTTCTGAGATACATCTGAAAAAGCCCCGGCACCGTCCGGGGCTTTTTGCTGCCTGAATATCAACGGGAACTTTGCTCCGGCTGCGGCGTTCTGCCCTACGCAAAGGAGTACATGTAATGAAGAAACTGTTTATCGCACTGCCTCTCGTTGCGGGCCTTTCCGCCTGCGCCACCCAGGATCAGAGCACCCTTGCCGGCGCGACAGCCGGTGCCGCACTTGGCGCCGCTGTGAACGACGGGGACCGCAAAACAGGCGCGATCGTCGGTGGCGTCGCCGGCGCTCTGGCCGGAAATTATCTCGGACGCACCGCCAGCGGATCCTGTGTCTATCAGAACCCGGACGGCACGCGCTATACGGCGGCCTGCCCGTAACAGCCTTTATGTGACCCGATCCCGCCGGCAGATCATCCTGCCGGCGGGGGTGCCGCCGCACCTGAGACCCGGACGGGCCTTGCAGCGCCGCGCCCGGCGGGCCAGACTGGGCGCGACCAGTAAGGAGACGTGTCATGCCCGCCCCCCGCGCCACCACCACAATCTGCACCACAATTGCGCTGAGCCTGCTTGCCGCCCTGCCCGCGCGCGCCGAACCCCTGCCGGGCAGCGAATGGGCCCCGCAGGAGCTTTCCGGCGCACCTGTGCCGCCTGAAACAGATGTCTTTATCCGGTTTGACGGCGAGGGGCTCTATTTCGGGAACGGTGGCTGCAACACATTCCGGGGCCGCTATGTCACACAGAGCGATGCGATCCTGCTCAGCCCGGCGGCGGCGACGATGATGGCCTGCGCAGAGCCCGTGGCCCGGCGCGAGTCTGATTTTATGCAGGCCCTTTCGACAGCCCGGTTTTTTACCCGCGATGGCGCGTCCCTGACCCTCAGCGATGCGGACGGCACAGCGGTCCTGACGATGGATCAGCGCGACCGCGACTGAACGGTGTCGCACCCGTTAAAGTGTTTCGCCACGGCGCGCTGCGTTTTCTTCCCGGATACGACGGGCCTCAATGAGCAGGCGCGGCACCGTGTCGTCTGACGGAAAACCTTTGATGTGTCCGGCCACCAGCGCCATCCAGTAAATCCGCAGCACCTGGTTCAGCCGCGCCTGATATCCCGGTCCCAGTTTCCGGAACCAGCGCAGCATATCGCTGTCCAGCCGCAAGGTGACGCGGGTCCGGTGCGGGGCGACCGGCGCATGCCAGTCGAGCCCGCTCCAGTCGTCCGGCAGGCTCTGATCCAGCCATTGCGTGCTGAGATCGTCCTGCAGGGCCTCCAGTTCATAGAGCAGCTTCAGTCGCGCGTCGTCCTTACCCCGTGGTGGCATCGCCGGTCTCCTCCGTCTGTGGCGTTCAGGCCCGCAAGGGTTGCAGAAGGCGGTAAATACCGGATGATGTGACAGACCGGTGCACAGCCTGTGCACAGTCTGTGCACGTACTGTGCACGTACTGTGCATGCCCCATCCGGTGATTCTTCTTGCAGATATGCGTATTATTGATACTCTTGGTTTCAATAATT is part of the Roseobacter ponti genome and encodes:
- a CDS encoding fatty acid desaturase codes for the protein MTSQTPVKGDISAGSPPLPAVAWVRILAQYREPDTLRSSFEIAVSLIPFVAIWVLAWLVLPVSALAAVALACLNGLFLVRLFCIQHDCGHGSFFSNRNLSDWIGRAIGVLTLTPYDVWRKSHSMHHAGAGNLERRGIGDVVTLTVAEYRARSPFARLRYRAYRNPLVLFVLGPAYLFFVENRVPWGMMGDGWRIWVSSLGTTFSGALMVGLILWFGGLMPLLLIFLPTTLVAATLGVWLFYVQHQFEETQWDQPDDWSMHDAALHGSSHYVMPAWLQWFTANIGIHHVHHLYSRIPFYRLTEVLRDHGDLARAQRLSISESIACARLHLWDESQRRLLSFAEARAVYGTA
- a CDS encoding ABC transporter permease, whose product is MIPLIIYVAIFVAAFFIVTKVVQTAGAKDYTSLKTVTFGDESAVRPNRAAGVISILTIFLMWGIFTGSSLLPGFLHAPGPYEGTTTFTYTAQVEGQAPDDATVTVVVHPREVETEAPEVEPGEGFAKNDSAAIAQWRTGLINVASNDDISKSDGNTVIAINGQKIAPGETVAVDGGSVTLSDKGTPNFEPARGWQMEPLYLPSPEAVWVRTGEILRDGFRNFTLLEHLGYSLFRVVVGFLLGAAVGIPLGYAMGLSDWFRGWFDPIVEFMRPVPPLALIPLVIIWAGIGEAGKIILLFLAALWIMAIAARSGVSGVKISKVHAAYSLGASKWQIMRYVIIPNSLPEIFTGARVAMGVCWGTVVAAELVAAEQGAGMMIMTASKFQNTDIVIMGIILIGVIGFGIDMLMRWAERLLVPWKGKG
- a CDS encoding taurine ABC transporter ATP-binding protein yields the protein MTGLSINNLSMRFDLPNGDHVQALQDVSLELKAGELLSVLGPSGCGKTTLLNIVAGFLAPTSGELILNGHKIKGPDAERGMVFQQGALFEWMSVRENVAFGPSMKGTPKKDKDATVNHLLDVVGLQDFKEKAVYELSGGMQQRVALARCLANDPDVILMDEPLGALDALTREKMQSLVLKLWKETGKTIILITHSVEEALLLGERLIVMAPRPGRIHKEYRLPFAELGVNADLREVKKHPEFGPRREEILNMIWDMEEEIMGGKEDAA
- a CDS encoding ABC transporter substrate-binding protein → MIKKTACAFVAGAVMAVSAQTAAADGHGEITVGYFLEWPMPFLAAKASGAYDEALGMKVNWVSFETGTAMSAAMASGDVQLSVSQGVPPFVVATSGGQDIQIVDVAVSYSDNDNCVVAEALEIDKDSAGELAGKKVAVPLGTAAHYGFLRQMDHFGVDLASLQIVDMAPPEGAAALSQGAVDFACGWGGGLSRMKEYGNILLTGDEKQELGILVFDVTSAPASYIAENGDVVAKFVGVTAAANADWKANQSDEMLAVIAEQSGMDVEAARASISGFKFPSIEEQLSEAWFGGNAAPFMKGVADVFVEAGSIDSALDSYADTVNTGPLEAAAAAGGS
- a CDS encoding aspartate aminotransferase family protein, whose product is MDGNFNENDLSRIVEADRAHIWHHLSQHKPYETTDPRIIVEGRGMKVWDQKGKEHLDAVSGGVWTVNVGYGRERIANAVRDQLIKLNYFAGSAGSIPGSMFAEKLISKMPGLSRVYYCNSGSEANEKAFKMVRQIAHKRYGGEKHKVLYRDRDYHGTTITALSAGGQDERNAQYGPFTPGFVRVPHCLEYRAFEQDGAPQENYGVWAADQIEKVILAEGPDTVGGLCLEPVTAGGGVIVPPDGYWQRVQEICRKYDILLHIDEVVCGVGRTGKWFGYQHYGVEPDMVTMAKGVASGYAAIACLVTNEKVFDLFKTDASDPMDYFRDISTFGGCTAGPTAGLENMAIIEDEDLLGNTTAMGDYMLDQLNALADKHAVIGQVRGKGLFLGAELVEDRDTRQPMVEKQVQAVVADCMQQGVIIGMTNRSLPGKNNTLCFSPALIAKKDDIDHICHAVDEALTRVFG
- a CDS encoding YMGG-like glycine zipper-containing protein, whose amino-acid sequence is MKKLFIALPLVAGLSACATQDQSTLAGATAGAALGAAVNDGDRKTGAIVGGVAGALAGNYLGRTASGSCVYQNPDGTRYTAACP
- a CDS encoding META domain-containing protein, with product MPAPRATTTICTTIALSLLAALPARAEPLPGSEWAPQELSGAPVPPETDVFIRFDGEGLYFGNGGCNTFRGRYVTQSDAILLSPAAATMMACAEPVARRESDFMQALSTARFFTRDGASLTLSDADGTAVLTMDQRDRD
- a CDS encoding BrnA antitoxin family protein gives rise to the protein MPPRGKDDARLKLLYELEALQDDLSTQWLDQSLPDDWSGLDWHAPVAPHRTRVTLRLDSDMLRWFRKLGPGYQARLNQVLRIYWMALVAGHIKGFPSDDTVPRLLIEARRIREENAARRGETL